The sequence below is a genomic window from Tubulanus polymorphus chromosome 1, tnTubPoly1.2, whole genome shotgun sequence.
GAAAAAGTAGCAATAGTTGAATTTATCGATTGCAGATCATGCCAAACGATACATTTATCTCAGTAAATATGTCATCCAATGCAAGTAGTCTAAATCTTGGACCTAGTGAAGTACTTACTAAGAAAACCATGCATGTACTTTTCAGCTTTTCATGGTCATCATCCAAATTTATACGTTCATGAATTCGTATTTCATTCTCAACAGTTTCCAACCAGCGTAGTAGGTCATGCGTGGTTTGGTGGAACTCGTGGCTCTGCATAAGTGCCACCTGCAATTCCTTTTGCCACTGCGCTGCTTTGGCACAAATACGCTCCCAACGCAGGTTCATCTGGTGCAAAGTCTCCTTCAACTGTATGACATCATTGCTGTTGCTTTTCAAGAACTTTTTGCTGCACAGATTCAGAGACAGAACAATAGCTTTCTTACTGTCTAGTACCATGAGGAAATCCTAAAAATACAAGATCAATAGTTATCATCAATAGTTAATCTTTATCAATCACTatataatgaataaaaccaattaGAAACTTACTCTATGATTTTTGATAGCCGTCTCTAATTTTGAGATGTCTGACAATACATTGATTTGTGTTTTCTGGATATCTTCTGCTTCATTTAGCCAAACCAATACTGATTGTTGGTCAAACTTGAACTGGTTCCACTGTTGCTGTGATTGTGATAATCGAGCATCTTTCTCAGATGCTTGCACCTCTAAAAGCTCCCATCTATGGACAACACCTGAATGGTTAATAGAACAAAATTGAACTATATACGCAAAACATGTTTATGctcccaaaaatatcaattacacTATAATTTAAGCTACCTTGTACAACAGAGTCTCCGCCAATAGCTTCCGACAGCCCAGATTCCTGTCTAATATGTTGTTCAATCAATTTTATCTGATCAATATCAGCATGACATCCAGACAAAAGCTTGCTCTGAAGGAGAATAAAATATTCTCAAAATCAACTAAATTCTCTTTTCTTATACAATGTACATCTACATTGTAAGTATCTGCCTCAACTGTGgattttataaatagtttattttttctacTTACATAACCCGTCTGTTCCATATTCTCTATATCAGGACCCACAGGTGTTGGTGCTCGTATGATTGTTTCAGAAGAGGCAAGTTTCTGGCGTATTTTCTGAATCATATCTTCTAGCTCAACAAGATAATCCTCGACTTTGGCCATCTTGTTTTGAAGTTTCGAAGCTTGTTCACGGGCAGGGTGGCGCCTTCCTAGTTTAGGTAAATTGTCTGGAAGAACATTGAAGTTTACTGAATGATTGCAACAAAATATTCCTAACTATACATAATAAGTATTATGAGAAATACTACCTGAATAAGATTTTGAAGCTTGGCTTTTCTTAGGTGAATTAGATGCATCATCTACTGGCAATTTGTATGTAACATGAACTGGACTTACATCAGCGGATGCTGTTAAGTACTGCTGCAGTTAGAAAGGGAGTAAAGTATTTTAACAACAACCCGGATATTCAAATAAAGGTACATATGGTtaaatattcgaaatatttttacaatatttaactCCACGTGaagggaaaaaaaataatatttttcagtatttattctTACAAATTTCATCTTTACAGAAAAAATCAGAAACCTAGTGAGTGAGTATAAATTATGAACACTACTCAACAGAATTGGaaatttcttcaaattctaaGACTTGTAAAACATATcaaaatctttctatttcaagtGCTATTTGGGCACATATTGCATACAATTTCAGTATCCAAATCCATGTCGTCTTGGTGTTCTTTCACCGATGAGGACTGTTGTTTCTTTGATAATCTCATCTTGCAAGTTGTGAGTCTCTTCATAAAACTGCCAACACATTTATGAAACTCCTCCAGTAAGTCATCCACCTCTACAGCATCACTAGGCTCACACCGTTGCATTAAGTATACAGCACATTCATCCACGAAACTAATCTTACTTGACTGGCTGTTGAAATCAACTTCTAGTTCCTAAGTCAATAAACAACCATGAAATAAGCACACGATGGAATGAATTCActttatttttagaaaaagaatctTTGAAGATATACCTGCAATTGCTGTAACTTTGCTTCGTGTGTTCCCTCCGAAAAATGCTCAATGTTTGTCAGCTGGATGTCCATTTCTGTCAGCCAAACTTGAAGACCTTGACTCACTTCATCGAAGTATTCTCTAGTCTTCAGTAAATGCCGCATTCGATGAACTGCTGCAGTCGAAAACTTTGACAACGCATCCCACCGTTTATTCATGTTGTAGACTGAGGTTTTGATGTCGCTACTAGTGTCAATACAACTCTCACGGGCAAGATGGCGGTACTGTTTATTGAGGAGTTCTAGTTGTGAAAGTTTGTCATACAAATCCCTTTGGAAGATCTGTAACAGAAATACCAATTTATAAAGTTGAAAGATTTTAATTCGCATTGGCCTGCGACATGAAGAAATCATAACGCCCCTGActagaattcataatttcttGCTAGCTATAGCGGAGAAAACTTTCAACACACCTCATAATGTCTGACTTCATCTTTTATGACGGCAAGATCTACTTGGGTTGATTTTGGAGTTTTGCTGATTTTTTCTACTTCTTTCAACCATTCTTCGAAGGTCTTTATTGTAGCAAATAGTTCCTGCCACAATTTCCATGTATCTTCAATCCTATTATTAATCAGAAATGCTcataataaattcaaattgaaatgttaatgaaaaatacagagAAAGCTTTTCGTGCTGTGTACTGAAATACAAGAGGGATATTTGACATTTTCTAATCTATCTTTGAGTCAAGAGAAAGACAAAACCTTATCATCCAGTAAAAGCCTTACTTAAGCCTTCGTTTGGTTGCCTGGTCGCAAATATTATGCCATCGTTTATCAAGACTCTTCATTGCTTGCGTCAGAGCTGCTGTTTCAACGACTGTAGGACATGCATCGTTATCATGAAGCAGGACTTCGCACAAATTCAGGACCGATGATACACCATTGCTGTGCTTTTCAATATCTTTCTGAATATCCTAAATACATAATTCGTTTATTGAgctatattcatgaatttgtCATCAACTGAGACATATGATTTGAAGGGATGTATGATTTGAAGTCCTTAACATTATACATAGTACAATGATGCATTTATAACTATAATTACCAGTAACAAAATTATGTCATGTTTCAAAAGTATTTACCTGTTGTTCTCTTAGCTTcctttctatttcttttttgttaCCATGAAGGTACGTGATGGGGCTACTTAGCACATGTTCTATATAAGCTAACCAGGTGCGCAATTTAGCCATATTATGCTCTAATTGGTTGATTGCATGTAGCGTTTCTTGTAACTTCTTTtgtctgaaaaatgaatgaatgaattgatgaTACGATTTCCACTTGGTTTCCCAACTCCCAAGGTTGCAGCTTGGTCTACTTCATATAACCAACCTATTGCCACCAGCATCCTCAAGTTTCTGCCATCTGCTGTTTACAATAGTGATCTTGGATTGAATATCATTCGCTCGGACTGTTCCACTCGCTGCTTTCAACTTTTGTCCCTGAGCTATAAGGTCATCTTTGTTGGACCTCATATCATCGATTTCCTCTTGGTATTCCTGCAAATCCAATCATTTCTACTTGTACACACAAGGCTTATCTCTAACGCCAACATGTACTTAAGTCAATGGATtggatttaaataattttgattgatatcATTGCTactatttcaacaaaaagtTCATACGGATTTTACCTTCTGCAAGCGTACTATTAGGTCCTCAATATGGTATTCTTGGTTGCAGACTACTTTACGCTGCATTGTGTTCAGCCAATCTACCATTTCTTTATAACGTTCACTGAACGCTGTCCATTCATACATTTTATCTGATATATGTTGTTTCCTGTTAGCCACTTGGTTGTGGGTTTCTTGCCATTGTTTGTTGAGAAGGGAAATTCTTTGATGCAGAATAGTCAAATCTTCGGTAATAATCACTTGGGACATTTCCTTTTGCGCTTGTCCAACTTTTCCCATTTTCTCAGAGTTGGCCTCGAAAGCAGATTCCAGGTCCTGCAAGTTATATGAACATAATTTGTATTCGATGCAATATTACCATAGATATACCAGTactaatttcatttaaaaactaAAGAAATACTTACCAAACACTTTTGCATTTCCTTTTGAAGACTGTCATACTGGGATGGCAAGTCTAAAGTGATCATTGATCGCACTTCTTTCAGCCATGCAATACATTCGTCCATGTCACTGTCGCAATCATTCCACAGCTGTAATATCGCTGAAAGCTGTTCCTGATGTTCATTCAGTTTACCGATTACCTGCAACCAGCCTTGCTGAATTTTCTCAAGGCTCTCCCGCACGGTTACGGTAGCAGCATCCTCAGAACACTGAATTATGTCATTTGCCGCTTCGTGTAGATTCTCATACATGGGCTCGTGGTGAGCAATATCTTTCTCGATTATCTGTAAGAAATCGAGACCTTCTTATTTCGAACCCactcaaaaaacattttgtcaTTATCAAATGTGTCCTAGtatgaaatttaaatctagGATAAATCTAGGTACCTTggaatattcatataaactATGTAACTCTTGCATTGGCATAACACTGAACTCAAAAGGTTTTAAACTTTCATTAGAAACGATCAGCCAATCACACAGCTTCTCGGCTAGATTTTTATACGATTGCCATCGAGATATCAACTGATCAATGATTGTTTTTCTTTGGTTGATATTATGAATGACTCGTTGCcatttgatttctagctgATCCAGATCGTGACGAAACTTCCGACGTTCTTCAGGTAGGACATCTTTAATGATCTGTTCGCCTTCACTAAGAATTGCCTGCAAAATCTGTTGCCTGCCATAGATCTCAGAATCAAACACCTGAATTGTGTGAGAAAATCCAGTACATACAATAAAggtaattgaaattaattcatgGTAAACTTTTCGAAATAATTGCAATGACTGTAATGTTACCTGATAGATAATTTGCTGCTCCAGAAGGCTTTCGTAACTTCCAGATACATCTTGTGTTAAGGCATTCTCAGTAGTAGTAAGAAAATTCAACCATTCTTCACACTTCTGCGTGAAGTCTTGATGTTCTAACAAATTGCCCGTTAGACGCCGGTATTTCTCTGTTGCATTCCCTAACAAATGATGCCATTCTTCATCAACGTGCCTCAAGCGTTCGACCTGGCTGTCATTCAGAGATAATCGATATCCTTGTTTGTGAAGTGAATCCAATCTCGATTGGTTATTCGTAAACTGTGATAAAATCGATTTGAAGTCTTCTCGCCGTGCCTTAAGCGAATATTGATCATGAAAGTCTCCTTCATCTGCATCTATCATTTTTGCTACTTCGAGTAAAAACACTTCCACGCTTGCCAATGAGTCatagaatttatttgaccGCGTCATATCGGTTTGAAGCTTTTTCGCGTGTTTACCAATGGAATGTTTCAGATTGATCACTCGTTGATTTAAGGCAGTCTCAGATGAAGTAATTCGAATTACCGTCGTGTTGTCCATATTTTTGTTCAGGCGGTCGCTCAGTTTGCCGAGATTCAACATCGACCCGTGGAATTCTTCTAAAACACTCTCCAATTcctgtaaaatatgaatttaactttgtGCTTTAGTAATCATGAATGAACTCTTAagacaaatatgaataaaaataatcTTACTCTGCATGCATTAAGATTTGACGGTTTTTCATCTGCATAGGGTTTGCGTTTTAGTAACTTGGCTGTTTCAGCAGCGCGTTCATCGACCCAGTTTTTCAACTCAGTAAACTGGCTGTCATACTGGTTCCAGTGTACAAGTGTTTGGTCAAGCATGGATGCATGATGTGTAAGTCGACCAGAAACATCAGTCCACCTAATGAGATATAACATTGTTTTAAAACAATGGCAAATGTGGTCATAGCTCCCttatagaatttaaaaatgctGTCATCCCATTTATCTTACTAACCTTGTTTTGATATCAGCCTGCAAGTGCTGCATAGATAATCCGAGAACAGGATCAGAAGTTCCAATCAAATGATTAGCCAAGTTCAAGTATTCATTCAGTACGCCTTGATTCAGATCAAATTTCTCTTCTCCATCCTgacataaatgaaaaaattaaaaatatgaatgaactTCTAGTTGTATAAAGCATCAATATCattccacatttcatatttgcaAGGCTTGTACCTTAATCTTAACTACAACATCTCTGAGTGTGTTCAAGTCACCAGTTATCGTGCTGTATCGATTGAGTAGGTATTCTGCCTCGGTAAGAGTTTGCATAACCTTCACTAAGGCTCTGTGATAAAACTCCCACTGACGAAGCGTGTCCTGCAGCGCATTCTGCAGTTGAATGCATTCATCCCTCACAGAATTCTGCAATGATAGAACGTTATATCAATTTCAGCTCATGCTATTTCACGATATTATTAATGAATGTTTTACATGACAGCATTAGTCGTCTGCATTGCCTGTAATGTATCATCAATTTAGTGCTGATGAATCATTGATAAGGTTTTTCAAAACTGTCATTGATTGAAGAGCTGAATTAAATGCTAACTTGTAGTGCAATTCTGCAAGAGTGAATATTGTAGGTTATATGTACCTGTAACTGTTCAATTTCTGGTATAGCGTGATCTACATGTTCAATGGGAGGGTCTTCCAACTTTTGATTTTGCTGAAGACTTCTTGAGAGATGTTTAAGTTTGCCGAGCTCTCCTGCTTTGTCTTTTAAGACCTGGTCCATCAACTAGAAGAGAGAATTTTTAACCTGATTGATAGCAAAACATTCCACCATTTTTTCGAGAAAcagaaattaatcaaaatgagTGAACTGACCATGCATTCTTTAAGTCCATGTTTCACGCTGACTTCATGTCCaacttttctaaatttcttcaGACGTTCCAATTGACCTTGCAACCACTGTCTGTAGATCTTTATACCCTGATCATATTCTTCCCACTTGCTGCGAAGCATTTCATACTTTTTCAATGCCTCTGACAAATCGCTGGTCAGTTTCTGCCACTGGCTGTTCATCTGACCGAGCCTCTCATCAAGATCAATCTTATCACCGGAATCAACAGTTGGATGTTGGTTTAATTTCATCGTTGTCCGAAGAATAGTTTGGTTTACAAAATTGACAATAACTTGTCGACTAGACACGTCAATCTTGTAGCCctacaatattgaaatacagtaTGAAGTTTATATTTCACGAAGAAAGATTTCATACACATGTTCTGTCAAAATTCATTCCTTACTTTGTACTTTTGAACAAGAGTCTCAACCTCATTAAGACTgttaaaatactttttactaTCCTCATTAAGCACATTATTGACACTTTCAATCCAGATGAGGATCTCGGTTAAGGCCTGCCGCGACGGCAACAACTCCAATTGTGCCATCAAcaaattttcttcataaaCAGGGATATCAAACATTAGTCGCATCCAGCGATCTTCAAACTGTTCAATGTGATGCTGAATTCCAGGCATTGAGGATTTTTGTGAATGAAGGAGATGATTTCCAACATTCATGATTTGGgatttcaattcttttttaaGTTCAGCTTCTTTCCGAAATTCCTACAATAGAGATACATTGTACATAATAGGAAATTCGTAAGTTTGATATTACTCattaaacagaattttcttcaTAAAACTACTCACCAAAAACTTTACAATCCGATTCCTGATCTGTTGTAGATTTTGTAATTCATCTTCGGAAAGATCAGACAACTTCTCCAGCCGTTCAGGGGCAGCTACTACCCAGTCAGAAAGTGATGCAAAATCGGTTTCAAATTTCTCCACTTGTTGTAAATAGCTCTCCAATCTAAAGAACAAACcgatatgaaaacaaaatttgaaattggaCAGAGCTGAACAGAGCTTGATGTTGGACACATTATCACTATCTATCCAGTTACTGAAAATCGAATTAACTTataaaatcagtttttttctCACCTTTTATGCTCTGCTGCACATTGATTGGTTAATGCAACCCAGCTATCCGCAAAGTCAGCTAAACTTGTCTCTAAACTGGGACAAGTCAAACACTGTAACAATTGACGCCCTTTGTCGACGATCTGGTACATGTTTGATTTCTCATCACTCAATGacttttgaatgtttttatacaAATCAATTCTTGATTTGAGCTGATCACGACTAGTGTCACCGGTATGTTTAGGTATCCCTTGTTGGCGTTGTTTCAACCAGTCGTTTATATATTTGAAGCGTTCAGCAAACTCCACCCATTGACTGACGAGCCGTTCCAGTTGTTCTCCTCGAATATTTGCCTTGTCTTGAATCTCTTTGGTCTTATCAATGAGGTTGTTATGAGTAAGCGAATGTCGCTGTTGAACATCATCATCCAGTTGTTCAACTAAACTGTTCAATGTACTACTGTGGCTTTCTAAATCGTTGAAAAACACCTGCAAACAAGAAAGGAACAATCGATGAGTAATGGACAACTGGCAAATGCAACTGCAATCAGTAGATATCAGATATTGACATTGTTTTACACTGTGAAGTGATTGTACCTTGTGAGTGTTTAGTTGCTGTTTCAAATTATCGAGATCATTGGCTGAAATTGTGTCggcttttaatttattttcagctgtttccAAAAATTCACCGTATTCTTCTAACATTCTCTCATACTGAGTTTTTACAGTTACTGCCTTATTCTTTTGCGACTTCTGTTCATAGGCCTACAAGAAAGACGAAGCATTTATCATTAAATGAATTCCAGGCAGTATTCTTCGAACATAGATGTAAACACAGTGCTTGTCTCTTCATTCTTTAAACTAATTGCCTATACCTTTCTCTGAAGTTGTTGCACAATTCCTCCCAACATACTCAGATCTACAGGCATTAGGAAATTAGGATCCATAACCATAAGTTCTTCACCACGATCAGTTAGCTCATTCAGAGTATCTTCAAATGTCTTAACTTCCTCTTCCAATTcctaaatcataaacatattGTTCTGTTTTAGTAACTGCACCATAATTCTCATGTCGGACAAAACATTCAATATcgtatcatatttcaaatattttacatatacaCTATACCTGAATTTCTAATAGCTCATGTGGACTAGCAGGACTCAGCAGTGTAAatgaatcatattttctagaaGCAGATTCAAGCTGTTTCTGGAATGCCTGCAAATCATCCTATGAGAAAATGAAACATAGATGACAAAACATTAATATCTTCAATTAAGTGTTCTACAGCTAACATCCATGTGACCCCAGACTGAATCTTAAATCTTTCAATATGACGTTGAAACATTGAAGCTATagctataatcataataataagtCAATAAAAGCAAATATACCTGGTAAGATTTACAAAGTTTTCTGCGCTCATTGAGAGTGACCTCTTTTCCATCTGCCTGTTTTTCTAGAGTGTTCAGACGTTCATTGAGATCAGAAATTGTCCGTTGTATTACTGCATGACTTTCGGAACCAGACAAAACTTTCATCGCTGCTTGAGTCATCATCTGgatttcattttgtaaatgcTGTATCTCCTTTTGAAGCGTCTGAAAAAAAACCGAGAATGCAACTGATATATAAAGCGAATTAGCAATGAAGAAACTAAGTACGAATTATCATTCAT
It includes:
- the LOC141909809 gene encoding nesprin-1-like isoform X2 encodes the protein MSQKSEKQMDAKIQSAQAPLAKDIRHDSAKVRDQDNVSPLHGDVKSDKISKKSPRTEVDSDEDQLHELNSCWDSLQQQLGEKERELQMALERQEKYQQIVQSVSSDLQDARVRITSIRPDVRQLQQQSFEIEEIFQDIEQLQLEIADVKDASHGLLQDSTQEGQATVNATLLVLREKLSSLEDAAEEKKIELNVLSQSQDRYRQEIAQYNDMVKDLTEQLTEAKVRLAGEPMASMDVDSLEQQLQETKELQGYLSSHQRKLGDFSIHCDRIGELGPPEKFKHMRQQLDNLTSDIQNLFVEANEKEKLLIETIKESEKRQRDLEKYQDEVNNLQKWILETQQVAAASSDKNRNEEQKLKKELESNMADHQNLLKRLSSRGSQILESKPAGNSESENDPSTNWHKLSRQFSEKRTQTVGNKQEFNGGLTRFQPGGQDVSEDKMRNMNSALDDLRSCWEKMEGQVTDTETRLQQSLVFQQQYQDAMIAISEWLDNVEVQLFGRRFYKNIDEQLKDHETLQKEIQHLQNEIQMMTQAAMKVLSGSESHAVIQRTISDLNERLNTLEKQADGKEVTLNERRKLCKSYQDDLQAFQKQLESASRKYDSFTLLSPASPHELLEIQELEEEVKTFEDTLNELTDRGEELMVMDPNFLMPVDLSMLGGIVQQLQRKAYEQKSQKNKAVTVKTQYERMLEEYGEFLETAENKLKADTISANDLDNLKQQLNTHKVFFNDLESHSSTLNSLVEQLDDDVQQRHSLTHNNLIDKTKEIQDKANIRGEQLERLVSQWVEFAERFKYINDWLKQRQQGIPKHTGDTSRDQLKSRIDLYKNIQKSLSDEKSNMYQIVDKGRQLLQCLTCPSLETSLADFADSWVALTNQCAAEHKRLESYLQQVEKFETDFASLSDWVVAAPERLEKLSDLSEDELQNLQQIRNRIVKFLEFRKEAELKKELKSQIMNVGNHLLHSQKSSMPGIQHHIEQFEDRWMRLMFDIPVYEENLLMAQLELLPSRQALTEILIWIESVNNVLNEDSKKYFNSLNEVETLVQKYKGYKIDVSSRQVIVNFVNQTILRTTMKLNQHPTVDSGDKIDLDERLGQMNSQWQKLTSDLSEALKKYEMLRSKWEEYDQGIKIYRQWLQGQLERLKKFRKVGHEVSVKHGLKECMLMDQVLKDKAGELGKLKHLSRSLQQNQKLEDPPIEHVDHAIPEIEQLQNSVRDECIQLQNALQDTLRQWEFYHRALVKVMQTLTEAEYLLNRYSTITGDLNTLRDVVVKIKDGEEKFDLNQGVLNEYLNLANHLIGTSDPVLGLSMQHLQADIKTRWTDVSGRLTHHASMLDQTLVHWNQYDSQFTELKNWVDERAAETAKLLKRKPYADEKPSNLNACRELESVLEEFHGSMLNLGKLSDRLNKNMDNTTVIRITSSETALNQRVINLKHSIGKHAKKLQTDMTRSNKFYDSLASVEVFLLEVAKMIDADEGDFHDQYSLKARREDFKSILSQFTNNQSRLDSLHKQGYRLSLNDSQVERLRHVDEEWHHLLGNATEKYRRLTGNLLEHQDFTQKCEEWLNFLTTTENALTQDVSGSYESLLEQQIIYQVFDSEIYGRQQILQAILSEGEQIIKDVLPEERRKFRHDLDQLEIKWQRVIHNINQRKTIIDQLISRWQSYKNLAEKLCDWLIVSNESLKPFEFSVMPMQELHSLYEYSKIIEKDIAHHEPMYENLHEAANDIIQCSEDAATVTVRESLEKIQQGWLQVIGKLNEHQEQLSAILQLWNDCDSDMDECIAWLKEVRSMITLDLPSQYDSLQKEMQKCLDLESAFEANSEKMGKVGQAQKEMSQVIITEDLTILHQRISLLNKQWQETHNQVANRKQHISDKMYEWTAFSERYKEMVDWLNTMQRKVVCNQEYHIEDLIVRLQKEYQEEIDDMRSNKDDLIAQGQKLKAASGTVRANDIQSKITIVNSRWQKLEDAGGNRQKKLQETLHAINQLEHNMAKLRTWLAYIEHVLSSPITYLHGNKKEIERKLREQQDIQKDIEKHSNGVSSVLNLCEVLLHDNDACPTVVETAALTQAMKSLDKRWHNICDQATKRRLKIEDTWKLWQELFATIKTFEEWLKEVEKISKTPKSTQVDLAVIKDEVRHYEIFQRDLYDKLSQLELLNKQYRHLARESCIDTSSDIKTSVYNMNKRWDALSKFSTAAVHRMRHLLKTREYFDEVSQGLQVWLTEMDIQLTNIEHFSEGTHEAKLQQLQELEVDFNSQSSKISFVDECAVYLMQRCEPSDAVEVDDLLEEFHKCVGSFMKRLTTCKMRLSKKQQSSSVKEHQDDMDLDTEIYLTASADVSPVHVTYKLPVDDASNSPKKSQASKSYSDNLPKLGRRHPAREQASKLQNKMAKVEDYLVELEDMIQKIRQKLASSETIIRAPTPVGPDIENMEQTGYSKLLSGCHADIDQIKLIEQHIRQESGLSEAIGGDSVVQGVVHRWELLEVQASEKDARLSQSQQQWNQFKFDQQSVLVWLNEAEDIQKTQINVLSDISKLETAIKNHRDFLMVLDSKKAIVLSLNLCSKKFLKSNSNDVIQLKETLHQMNLRWERICAKAAQWQKELQVALMQSHEFHQTTHDLLRWLETVENEIRIHERINLDDDHEKLKSTCMVFLDYKRELESSQPRVFSLKDTADQLLVNTDSEDALSAKEKLRVIVNRIKMLLQICKTQIAKLGKVINTEQLIAKHSSLHPTSSVETVCGSMSPTARLEIHKFPSPQLLRLRNRPYSVVSRSFTGSTGVPAVDNPMAFTDDIDQSEVPLLSRVFRTAVPLQMLMLLLLGVACLVPMSEQDYSCMLMNNFQRSFDPMLDWPDGPPPF
- the LOC141909809 gene encoding nesprin-1-like isoform X3, producing MSQKSEKQMDAKIQSAQAPLAKDIRHDSAKVRDQDNVSPLHGDVKSDKISKKSPRTEVDSDEDQLHELNSCWDSLQQQLGEKERELQMALERQEKYQQIVQSVSSDLQDARVRITSIRPDVRQLQQQSFEIEEIFQDIEQLQLEIADVKDASHGLLQDSTQEGQATVNATLLVLREKLSSLEDAAEEKKIELNVLSQSQDRYRQEIAQYNDMVKDLTEQLTEAKVRLAGEPMASMDVDSLEQQLQETKELQGYLSSHQRKLGDFSIHCDRIGELGPPEKFKHMRQQLDNLTSDIQNLFVEANEKEKLLIETIKESEKRQRDLEKYQDEVNNLQKWILETQQVAAASSDKNRNEEQKLKKELESNMADHQNLLKRLSSRGSQILESKPAGNSESENDPSTNWHKLSRQFSEKRTQTVGNKQEFNGGLTRFQPGGQDVSEDKMRNMNSALDDLRSCWEKMEGQVTDTETRLQQSLVFQQQYQDAMIAISEWLDNVEVQLFGRRFYKNIDEQLKDHETLQKEIQHLQNEIQMMTQAAMKVLSGSESHAVIQRTISDLNERLNTLEKQADGKEVTLNERRKLCKSYQDDLQAFQKQLESASRKYDSFTLLSPASPHELLEIQELEEEVKTFEDTLNELTDRGEELMVMDPNFLMPVDLSMLGGIVQQLQRKAYEQKSQKNKAVTVKTQYERMLEEYGEFLETAENKLKADTISANDLDNLKQQLNTHKVFFNDLESHSSTLNSLVEQLDDDVQQRHSLTHNNLIDKTKEIQDKANIRGEQLEKLSDLSEDELQNLQQIRNRIVKFLEFRKEAELKKELKSQIMNVGNHLLHSQKSSMPGIQHHIEQFEDRWMRLMFDIPVYEENLLMAQLELLPSRQALTEILIWIESVNNVLNEDSKKYFNSLNEVETLVQKYKGYKIDVSSRQVIVNFVNQTILRTTMKLNQHPTVDSGDKIDLDERLGQMNSQWQKLTSDLSEALKKYEMLRSKWEEYDQGIKIYRQWLQGQLERLKKFRKVGHEVSVKHGLKECMLMDQVLKDKAGELGKLKHLSRSLQQNQKLEDPPIEHVDHAIPEIEQLQNSVRDECIQLQNALQDTLRQWEFYHRALVKVMQTLTEAEYLLNRYSTITGDLNTLRDVVVKIKDGEEKFDLNQGVLNEYLNLANHLIGTSDPVLGLSMQHLQADIKTRWTDVSGRLTHHASMLDQTLVHWNQYDSQFTELKNWVDERAAETAKLLKRKPYADEKPSNLNACRELESVLEEFHGSMLNLGKLSDRLNKNMDNTTVIRITSSETALNQRVINLKHSIGKHAKKLQTDMTRSNKFYDSLASVEVFLLEVAKMIDADEGDFHDQYSLKARREDFKSILSQFTNNQSRLDSLHKQGYRLSLNDSQVERLRHVDEEWHHLLGNATEKYRRLTGNLLEHQDFTQKCEEWLNFLTTTENALTQDVSGSYESLLEQQIIYQVFDSEIYGRQQILQAILSEGEQIIKDVLPEERRKFRHDLDQLEIKWQRVIHNINQRKTIIDQLISRWQSYKNLAEKLCDWLIVSNESLKPFEFSVMPMQELHSLYEYSKIIEKDIAHHEPMYENLHEAANDIIQCSEDAATVTVRESLEKIQQGWLQVIGKLNEHQEQLSAILQLWNDCDSDMDECIAWLKEVRSMITLDLPSQYDSLQKEMQKCLDLESAFEANSEKMGKVGQAQKEMSQVIITEDLTILHQRISLLNKQWQETHNQVANRKQHISDKMYEWTAFSERYKEMVDWLNTMQRKVVCNQEYHIEDLIVRLQKEYQEEIDDMRSNKDDLIAQGQKLKAASGTVRANDIQSKITIVNSRWQKLEDAGGNRQKKLQETLHAINQLEHNMAKLRTWLAYIEHVLSSPITYLHGNKKEIERKLREQQDIQKDIEKHSNGVSSVLNLCEVLLHDNDACPTVVETAALTQAMKSLDKRWHNICDQATKRRLKIEDTWKLWQELFATIKTFEEWLKEVEKISKTPKSTQVDLAVIKDEVRHYEIFQRDLYDKLSQLELLNKQYRHLARESCIDTSSDIKTSVYNMNKRWDALSKFSTAAVHRMRHLLKTREYFDEVSQGLQVWLTEMDIQLTNIEHFSEGTHEAKLQQLQELEVDFNSQSSKISFVDECAVYLMQRCEPSDAVEVDDLLEEFHKCVGSFMKRLTTCKMRLSKKQQSSSVKEHQDDMDLDTEIQYLTASADVSPVHVTYKLPVDDASNSPKKSQASKSYSDNLPKLGRRHPAREQASKLQNKMAKVEDYLVELEDMIQKIRQKLASSETIIRAPTPVGPDIENMEQTGYSKLLSGCHADIDQIKLIEQHIRQESGLSEAIGGDSVVQGVVHRWELLEVQASEKDARLSQSQQQWNQFKFDQQSVLVWLNEAEDIQKTQINVLSDISKLETAIKNHRDFLMVLDSKKAIVLSLNLCSKKFLKSNSNDVIQLKETLHQMNLRWERICAKAAQWQKELQVALMQSHEFHQTTHDLLRWLETVENEIRIHERINLDDDHEKLKSTCMVFLDYKRELESSQPRVFSLKDTADQLLVNTDSEDALSAKEKLRVIVNRIKMLLQICKTQIAKLGKVINTEQLIAKHSSLHPTSSVETVCGSMSPTARLEIHKFPSPQLLRLRNRPYSVVSRSFTGSTGVPAVDNPMAFTDDIDQSEVPLLSRVFRTAVPLQMLMLLLLGVACLVPMSEQDYSCMLMNNFQRSFDPMLDWPDGPPPF